One Fuerstiella marisgermanici DNA window includes the following coding sequences:
- a CDS encoding pentapeptide repeat-containing protein — translation MTDFNSSPPDVDPADFQNHGRWLSAAEVRQKAAAGESLNGVTLFQLDLRGLSFHRAKLVDANIMACDLSGADLSDASLDQATLSDVNLRNARLPRSGWTDAILTNCDLSNVDLTGAILNGADFRVEATYLKDLSEVDVNDPQWQPDPADFAMGVCSLNGANLRGAQMVGALLRGITLCDANLAEVVAKGPLFRNCLIQRANLSDAWLEGIQLVDSDLTETTFDGSAFPGATIKNCNVTSTSMKESRFEFTRFEKIDVTEIANFSTNTLSCRFTECHLAGLDFANATLDKTAFVNCCLDGVALNGAVLTTCRISGCELVGVDFKDTRIEQTGIANCNLTDSDFSGHSIASMDFSKGILRRARFENCDLKMVDFSSADLQSASFSNSQLASCIYTKANLRDAKFRSVAASHCDLSGAEVANADFSGAAFSQSEFIKVDFSKARFRNTRLLLSMLLETNFESQDLRECELTDCNLTGANLSHAVLDGISCRQVLFTESDLRNASFKQADCTMAHFQRCQLSGANLQEANLTCCQFDDADMTSACFDDALMERSRLVGATCSGTSFSNAKLRYADCSHADFNEAVLKAADLRDANVHGIVDEKTDWKDARRDGIRETDKDREQAENWLPPEVPQRTVEAP, via the coding sequence ATGACGGATTTCAACAGCTCGCCACCTGACGTTGATCCGGCAGACTTTCAAAATCACGGCCGTTGGCTAAGCGCGGCCGAAGTGCGACAGAAAGCTGCTGCTGGTGAGTCACTCAATGGCGTGACGCTGTTTCAACTGGATTTGCGCGGCCTTTCGTTTCATAGAGCGAAGCTGGTAGATGCCAATATCATGGCCTGCGACCTCAGTGGTGCCGACTTGTCCGATGCGTCTCTGGACCAGGCGACACTCAGCGACGTTAATCTCAGGAATGCACGGCTGCCGCGATCTGGTTGGACGGACGCCATTTTGACCAACTGTGATCTTTCCAACGTTGACCTAACCGGGGCGATCCTGAATGGCGCGGACTTTCGAGTCGAGGCGACTTACCTGAAGGACCTGTCAGAAGTTGATGTCAACGACCCGCAATGGCAACCTGATCCAGCCGATTTCGCCATGGGCGTCTGCAGCCTGAATGGTGCCAATCTTCGCGGAGCCCAAATGGTGGGCGCGCTGTTGCGCGGAATAACGTTGTGCGACGCGAATCTTGCTGAAGTCGTCGCGAAAGGCCCTTTATTTCGGAACTGCCTTATCCAGCGAGCCAATCTGTCGGATGCGTGGCTGGAAGGAATTCAGCTTGTTGATTCCGACCTGACAGAAACCACTTTCGATGGTTCCGCCTTCCCCGGTGCCACAATCAAGAACTGCAACGTCACATCCACCAGTATGAAAGAGTCTCGATTCGAATTCACCCGGTTCGAAAAGATTGACGTGACAGAGATTGCCAACTTTTCTACGAATACGCTCAGTTGCCGGTTCACCGAATGCCATCTTGCGGGGCTGGATTTTGCGAACGCCACATTAGACAAAACCGCGTTCGTGAACTGTTGTCTTGATGGAGTTGCGTTAAATGGAGCTGTCCTGACGACGTGCCGGATTTCGGGATGCGAACTCGTGGGCGTCGACTTCAAAGACACGCGAATTGAACAGACTGGAATTGCCAATTGTAATCTGACCGATTCGGATTTTAGTGGGCACTCCATTGCGTCAATGGATTTCAGCAAGGGAATTCTCCGAAGGGCACGGTTTGAAAACTGCGATTTGAAGATGGTCGATTTTTCCAGCGCCGACCTGCAATCTGCGAGTTTTTCGAACAGCCAACTGGCGAGTTGCATCTACACGAAGGCTAATCTTCGTGATGCGAAGTTTCGCTCCGTTGCCGCAAGTCACTGTGACCTTTCAGGCGCTGAAGTCGCCAACGCCGACTTCAGTGGGGCGGCCTTCAGTCAGTCTGAATTCATCAAGGTAGACTTCTCAAAAGCCCGGTTTCGTAACACGCGATTACTTCTAAGCATGCTTCTTGAAACCAACTTTGAAAGCCAGGATCTGCGGGAATGTGAACTCACGGACTGCAATTTGACCGGTGCAAATCTAAGTCACGCTGTTCTTGATGGCATTTCATGCCGACAAGTGCTGTTTACCGAATCCGATCTGCGAAACGCGTCCTTCAAGCAGGCGGACTGCACGATGGCACACTTTCAGCGATGTCAGCTTTCGGGGGCCAATTTGCAAGAAGCGAACCTCACGTGTTGCCAGTTTGATGACGCCGACATGACGTCCGCGTGCTTTGACGATGCCTTGATGGAACGCAGTCGGCTTGTCGGCGCAACCTGTTCCGGAACGAGTTTTTCAAACGCGAAGTTACGCTACGCGGATTGCTCGCATGCCGATTTCAATGAGGCCGTGTTAAAGGCCGCAGACCTGCGTGACGCAAACGTCCACGGCATCGTGGATGAAAAAACGGACTGGAAGGACGCTCGGCGAGATGGAATTCGCGAGACGGACAAAGATCGTGAGCAGGCTGAGAACTGGCTCCCCCCGGAAGTGCCTCAGCGTACCGTCGAAGCACCATAG
- a CDS encoding DUF4150 domain-containing protein, with translation MLPASTNGGGTCNNSAPDVCNTPTPGGTVPIPYPNIAQCAMAVNTAVNVMFSQRPVIHKMSEIPLSSGDEAGTGGGVKSGVFIQKATFTMGASKVTIEGQQVVYQSANVAHNGASFNIPGVQTAPSQSNVMVTP, from the coding sequence ATGCTTCCAGCTTCCACAAACGGTGGGGGAACGTGCAACAATTCTGCTCCGGACGTGTGCAATACGCCTACGCCTGGCGGGACAGTGCCAATTCCGTATCCCAACATCGCTCAATGTGCAATGGCGGTCAACACGGCTGTGAACGTGATGTTTAGCCAACGCCCGGTCATTCATAAGATGTCGGAGATCCCCCTGAGTTCCGGGGATGAGGCGGGGACAGGCGGCGGAGTGAAGTCCGGAGTGTTCATTCAGAAGGCCACTTTCACAATGGGCGCGTCAAAGGTCACGATTGAAGGGCAACAGGTTGTCTATCAGTCAGCCAACGTTGCTCACAACGGAGCAAGCTTCAACATTCCCGGCGTCCAAACGGCCCCCAGTCAATCCAACGTGATGGTGACGCCGTAA
- a CDS encoding type VI secretion system Vgr family protein, with the protein MATVELQDNDLAQIAAFINDAEVDVELLSSTEGISELYSCTIEFTLRTADVRLAMKDVIGTAACVGIRSRVSNSSVWEERYIHGVISRLRYMGELLDPNSTSTKSRYSATIVPPLWFLTQNRKCRIFQGDSIPDILSTVLGEYSISYSFGDAEGAALRGVYPPLEYCVQYNESDYDFVARLMEQCGISYFFKHTKSEATLYLSDSTTPYYFYHDDDNAQSTLTFGNLSTGTTGDHIGAWSHDCEFRPQSYAHGDFNYENANADMRSLARASTLNFPGHHYDHEVYEYPGVFTDSGGTGSSSEDLKYGENLANRRIEEQEGLHEVIEGNGRSIVFAPGAKFNLTGHPVAEENANWVVRRIHYTSAPDDGVTLPSGTAVFASFECLPAETIFRPPRQSPRPVVRGPQTAIVTNAAGAIENSADSGSKADVNTDAKGRVQIRFHWDVADDADSSCWVRVSQDWAGNGYGSLMIPHVGHEVVVSFLEGNPDRPLITGRVYNSQNQPPGYSNDNGVATNPNRAIVAQDEVGNKIILDADEKRVDIQNASDKMELTVGTSATATAGLNFEVTLGLGASINLGAAVSAELAASYGLQFGWSTSVFAGGTWSASFGADFTYAKGRYVNAGDSLGQISFKEGADFISKERASLAGGSGTNNSVVKADSSALTLSYGPADPSMSADYSMGWAMFGLGVAGSIGAAAAGATAFLGATAADKGEFDGHAVGALATGTASAAASIAAYALLRKYATECTAIQQPVHAVPVAQMQLNARGAVLSSSAMVIHQAGTTMHNIAAESFAVMSPEATVSGNLSVVGQFSSTNIRDLGDPAAAAAALAECQAQIAAWQADAAADAAAEEGARAADQIAAAAQEEGAGA; encoded by the coding sequence ATGGCCACCGTTGAGCTACAGGATAACGATCTCGCGCAAATCGCTGCGTTTATAAACGATGCTGAGGTCGACGTTGAGTTACTAAGTTCCACTGAGGGAATCTCGGAACTCTATTCCTGCACGATTGAGTTTACGCTGCGAACTGCAGACGTGCGGCTGGCGATGAAAGATGTGATCGGCACCGCAGCGTGCGTTGGGATTCGATCGCGAGTTTCGAATTCGAGTGTCTGGGAGGAGCGGTACATTCATGGAGTGATCAGTCGGCTCCGCTATATGGGCGAGTTACTTGATCCCAATTCGACGAGTACAAAAAGTCGCTACTCAGCCACGATTGTGCCTCCACTTTGGTTTCTGACTCAGAACCGAAAGTGCCGAATCTTTCAGGGCGATTCGATTCCCGACATTCTTTCCACGGTACTCGGCGAATACAGCATCAGCTATTCGTTTGGCGATGCGGAGGGAGCTGCATTAAGAGGCGTCTACCCGCCGCTTGAATACTGCGTTCAATACAACGAATCAGATTATGACTTCGTTGCTCGCCTGATGGAACAGTGTGGCATTTCGTACTTTTTTAAGCACACCAAATCCGAAGCGACTCTGTACCTGTCTGATAGTACGACACCGTACTATTTTTATCATGATGACGATAACGCGCAATCTACGCTGACATTTGGAAACCTGAGTACAGGGACCACAGGCGATCATATCGGGGCATGGAGTCACGATTGCGAATTTCGACCTCAATCTTACGCCCATGGAGACTTCAATTACGAAAACGCCAACGCCGACATGCGGTCTCTGGCGCGAGCCAGCACGCTGAATTTTCCCGGCCACCATTATGATCATGAGGTTTACGAATATCCGGGCGTCTTTACAGATAGCGGTGGAACCGGCAGTTCGTCCGAGGATCTGAAGTACGGTGAAAATCTCGCAAATCGGCGCATCGAGGAACAGGAAGGGCTGCACGAGGTCATCGAAGGTAATGGCCGTTCCATTGTTTTTGCGCCGGGGGCGAAGTTCAATCTGACCGGACATCCGGTTGCTGAAGAAAACGCGAACTGGGTTGTCAGGCGGATTCACTACACATCCGCACCTGACGATGGTGTCACTCTACCGTCCGGAACTGCCGTATTCGCGTCGTTCGAATGCCTGCCGGCCGAAACAATTTTTCGACCACCGCGCCAATCGCCGCGACCTGTTGTTCGAGGTCCGCAAACGGCCATTGTGACTAATGCTGCAGGGGCGATCGAAAACAGTGCAGACAGCGGATCAAAGGCGGATGTGAACACCGATGCCAAAGGCAGAGTTCAAATCCGGTTTCACTGGGATGTTGCTGATGACGCTGACAGTTCGTGTTGGGTTCGCGTGTCGCAGGATTGGGCGGGGAATGGCTATGGGAGTCTGATGATCCCGCATGTCGGCCATGAAGTGGTCGTAAGTTTTCTGGAAGGGAATCCGGATCGCCCGCTGATCACGGGCCGAGTCTACAATAGCCAAAACCAGCCACCGGGCTATTCGAACGACAACGGAGTTGCCACCAATCCCAATCGAGCCATCGTGGCGCAGGACGAAGTGGGAAATAAAATCATTTTGGATGCTGACGAGAAACGGGTCGACATTCAGAATGCATCGGACAAGATGGAACTCACTGTCGGCACCAGTGCGACAGCGACGGCTGGTCTTAACTTCGAAGTGACGCTAGGCCTTGGTGCCAGTATCAATCTTGGTGCGGCGGTGTCTGCAGAACTGGCGGCGTCTTACGGACTGCAATTCGGCTGGTCGACTTCCGTCTTTGCGGGGGGAACCTGGAGTGCTAGTTTCGGTGCCGATTTCACATACGCCAAAGGGCGATACGTAAATGCCGGGGATTCACTGGGGCAAATTTCCTTCAAGGAAGGGGCCGATTTTATCTCGAAGGAAAGAGCCAGTCTGGCAGGTGGTAGTGGAACGAACAACTCCGTTGTGAAGGCTGACAGTAGTGCTTTGACGCTTTCGTATGGGCCGGCTGATCCGTCTATGTCAGCCGACTATTCAATGGGGTGGGCCATGTTTGGCTTAGGAGTTGCGGGGTCCATCGGAGCGGCAGCTGCTGGTGCAACCGCGTTTCTTGGAGCGACGGCAGCCGATAAGGGGGAGTTCGACGGACATGCAGTTGGGGCGCTCGCGACCGGTACCGCGAGTGCAGCGGCATCGATTGCGGCCTATGCGCTTTTGCGAAAATATGCGACGGAATGCACGGCCATTCAACAACCGGTTCATGCTGTCCCGGTTGCGCAAATGCAACTTAATGCGCGAGGCGCCGTTCTAAGCTCATCCGCGATGGTCATTCATCAGGCAGGTACCACGATGCACAACATTGCCGCAGAAAGTTTTGCAGTGATGTCCCCCGAAGCAACTGTCAGTGGCAATTTGAGTGTTGTCGGTCAATTCAGTTCGACCAATATAAGAGATCTCGGCGACCCAGCTGCGGCAGCGGCCGCTTTGGCAGAGTGTCAGGCCCAAATCGCCGCATGGCAGGCAGACGCCGCCGCTGATGCTGCCGCTGAAGAAGGTGCTCGAGCCGCTGATCAGATTGCTGCTGCGGCTCAGGAGGAAGGAGCTGGCGCGTAG
- a CDS encoding DUF2169 domain-containing protein, producing MSILLTIETGPDSESAAHDSTRTTYLIRIGQSLVVGRDWHAADIVIEADTALSRAHFRVAVSADGGLLTDLGSSHGTLINGQRATETELNDGDQVAAGETRFSVEHIDDSVVQRVAPDDANQLEADPARTDQPPQSTVTLRILQTISAPAGQLQYRWLFVTLLAEESVILGRVAERSDICIPDDSGMSGRHLEVSQSKGQCRAVDLNSSNGSFLNGQRFSNELLHNGDEILCGSTYVLVQIRSDESENKPTAQQTIGNLAGSRGLRQQARLQSRGYQIVNATPFSFAPLVGRIGFPGHSLTMIVKATFQLVHDGVMELAEEQALPTGDVPFPGEDDPAVPQRYESDFAFYKPKADVLLAGHCHAPDGQQVQKLNVALQVGDLQQQLIAYGERFWQLKKREWKMTDPVPFSKLELRYKHAFGGEGFDENPHGVGCYDKNLKRADSPLPLPQLLAPSDVPTTPADQLEVVGFGPKGKWHGRRREQLGTYDKKWEETRWPWYPDDFQWDHFNAATTALQIDPYLQGDEEVVLTNLNPDHSELRCRLPGIRIRCFINRAGEAFREVPTKLDTMWIDVDTGQCVLVWRGNAQVVSEECEDVRQLFMLQERLDEPPLSLNDCHAKLVNELAARKLKFVPPLESPPQKSGEDLAQSSRESKAPDGAAPVQELANEVDQQFQQLRAEIRNAQIAAGVDPNQFDKQVEAETVRLAKEWNLDGGTIPPGFEYKAAMEFWNLQKSIHDAQVAAGVEANPLPPPPTPKPEVVPEVEETGWTRDKVEAHHASGGSLEGQMLAGLDLSGLDLTGANLRAAILRKAKLVGTTLHDANLGLANLAAADLTDADLTRANLKHADFSGAVLHKARLDNTDATGTIMAGVWLTSASMQNANAVRACFADADLTGAILNHSKFDNADFTSARLTRSSLISCSLVSARLQSVSARDAKFDHSDMTKIRASESDCVMATFHQASAPDSIWEMANLTACDFTWAKLQRANFTKAALKDARLTAADLAGARLTKSVMRRALLADANLFEANLQQVDLRYANLSRASFYGAEVSDALWEHSVQDAVNWKMTKRAQEQTS from the coding sequence ATGTCAATTCTGCTCACAATCGAAACCGGCCCTGATAGCGAATCTGCCGCACACGATTCGACGCGGACGACTTACCTGATCCGTATTGGACAGTCGCTTGTCGTAGGACGCGATTGGCACGCCGCCGATATCGTCATCGAAGCGGACACGGCACTTTCGCGTGCTCACTTCCGAGTCGCGGTTTCTGCAGACGGTGGTCTGCTGACCGATCTGGGAAGCAGTCACGGGACGCTCATCAATGGCCAACGGGCAACGGAGACCGAGCTGAATGATGGTGACCAGGTTGCTGCTGGGGAAACACGATTTTCGGTCGAGCACATTGATGACTCGGTTGTCCAACGCGTGGCCCCTGACGATGCCAATCAGCTCGAAGCTGACCCTGCGCGGACGGACCAGCCGCCACAATCTACTGTCACACTACGAATTCTGCAGACGATTTCTGCGCCGGCCGGCCAGCTTCAGTATCGTTGGTTGTTTGTGACACTGCTCGCTGAGGAGTCTGTGATACTCGGGCGAGTGGCCGAACGATCGGACATTTGCATCCCGGATGATTCCGGTATGTCCGGGCGGCATCTTGAAGTCTCTCAATCCAAAGGCCAGTGTCGTGCGGTCGATCTGAACAGTTCCAATGGCTCGTTCCTTAACGGGCAGCGGTTTAGCAATGAGCTATTGCACAACGGGGACGAAATTCTGTGCGGCAGCACGTATGTTCTGGTGCAGATCAGATCAGACGAATCCGAAAATAAACCGACGGCTCAGCAGACGATTGGTAATCTCGCGGGAAGTCGAGGATTGCGGCAGCAGGCCCGACTCCAGTCTCGGGGATACCAGATTGTCAATGCGACGCCCTTTTCGTTCGCACCGCTTGTCGGCCGAATAGGCTTTCCCGGTCATTCGCTGACGATGATTGTGAAAGCCACTTTTCAACTTGTCCACGACGGTGTCATGGAACTGGCAGAAGAGCAGGCTCTGCCGACTGGAGATGTGCCTTTCCCTGGCGAAGACGATCCGGCTGTGCCTCAGCGTTACGAAAGTGACTTTGCCTTCTATAAACCCAAAGCTGACGTCTTGCTGGCCGGACACTGTCATGCGCCGGACGGGCAGCAAGTACAAAAGTTGAATGTCGCATTGCAGGTTGGCGACTTGCAACAGCAATTGATTGCTTACGGTGAACGCTTTTGGCAGTTGAAAAAACGTGAATGGAAAATGACGGACCCCGTTCCGTTCTCCAAGCTGGAATTACGATACAAGCATGCGTTTGGCGGTGAAGGCTTCGACGAAAACCCGCACGGTGTTGGATGCTACGACAAGAACCTAAAACGGGCAGACAGCCCGCTTCCTTTGCCACAACTGCTCGCCCCAAGCGACGTTCCCACAACACCGGCCGACCAGTTGGAAGTGGTTGGTTTTGGACCAAAGGGCAAATGGCACGGCCGCCGGCGCGAACAGCTTGGCACTTACGACAAGAAGTGGGAGGAGACTCGCTGGCCGTGGTATCCCGATGACTTCCAATGGGACCATTTCAATGCCGCGACAACAGCGTTGCAGATCGATCCCTATTTGCAGGGGGACGAAGAAGTCGTTTTGACGAACCTGAATCCGGACCACTCCGAATTACGATGTCGGCTGCCCGGAATTCGCATTCGGTGCTTCATCAACCGAGCCGGCGAAGCGTTTCGTGAAGTCCCGACGAAGCTGGATACGATGTGGATCGACGTCGACACTGGCCAGTGTGTTCTCGTCTGGCGAGGGAATGCTCAGGTGGTTTCTGAGGAATGCGAAGACGTCCGCCAACTCTTCATGTTGCAGGAGCGGCTGGATGAACCGCCTCTGTCGTTGAATGATTGTCACGCGAAGCTGGTGAACGAACTGGCGGCTCGTAAATTGAAGTTTGTGCCGCCACTCGAATCTCCGCCACAGAAATCTGGTGAAGACCTGGCTCAGTCATCTCGGGAGTCAAAGGCCCCGGATGGTGCTGCGCCAGTACAGGAACTGGCCAATGAAGTGGACCAGCAGTTCCAGCAGTTGCGGGCAGAAATTCGAAATGCACAGATTGCGGCCGGCGTGGATCCAAACCAGTTCGACAAGCAAGTCGAAGCCGAAACAGTCAGGCTCGCGAAAGAATGGAACTTAGACGGTGGGACGATACCGCCCGGGTTCGAGTACAAAGCAGCGATGGAATTCTGGAATCTGCAAAAGTCCATTCACGACGCTCAAGTGGCTGCTGGAGTAGAAGCGAATCCTTTGCCCCCGCCGCCAACGCCCAAGCCGGAGGTGGTACCTGAAGTGGAGGAAACTGGTTGGACGAGAGACAAGGTCGAGGCACACCATGCTTCCGGCGGAAGTCTGGAAGGGCAGATGCTGGCAGGGCTGGATTTATCGGGACTCGATCTAACAGGGGCCAATCTTCGTGCGGCCATTCTCCGCAAGGCAAAGCTGGTCGGGACAACGCTGCACGATGCGAATCTTGGCCTGGCAAATTTAGCGGCAGCCGATCTAACAGACGCGGACCTCACCCGTGCCAACCTGAAGCATGCAGACTTTTCAGGCGCTGTATTGCACAAAGCGAGGCTTGATAACACGGACGCCACAGGGACGATCATGGCCGGCGTCTGGCTGACTTCAGCATCTATGCAGAATGCGAATGCAGTGCGAGCGTGTTTCGCGGACGCTGATTTGACGGGAGCGATCCTTAACCATTCCAAATTTGACAACGCCGACTTTACTTCGGCACGTTTGACCAGAAGTTCGTTGATCTCCTGCTCGCTGGTGTCTGCCAGACTTCAATCCGTTTCGGCGAGGGACGCGAAGTTTGATCATTCGGACATGACAAAAATACGTGCGAGCGAATCGGATTGCGTGATGGCCACGTTCCATCAGGCGTCTGCACCGGATTCGATATGGGAAATGGCCAATCTGACCGCATGCGATTTCACCTGGGCGAAACTTCAGCGAGCCAACTTCACAAAAGCGGCGTTGAAAGATGCCAGGCTAACAGCGGCGGATCTCGCCGGCGCGCGGCTGACGAAATCCGTGATGCGTCGAGCATTGTTGGCAGACGCGAATTTGTTTGAAGCCAACCTTCAGCAGGTGGACTTGCGATATGCAAATTTAAGCCGCGCCAGTTTCTACGGTGCTGAGGTGTCCGACGCGCTTTGGGAACACTCTGTTCAGGATGCTGTGAACTGGAAGATGACCAAGCGGGCTCAGGAGCAGACATCATGA
- a CDS encoding DUF3540 domain-containing protein: protein MTIADFSPTNTAAPAFVTAEVLETEDRGQFVRVSAPGQWDEPDFWARLATGPLSRPCVGDQVLIAGAGSTEAYVIGCLTPPAADRLTSASGTYAECCKDQSGREVVRVLTRNDELMFEYDPEKQVTRVAVPQGSLELMTAKGDLSLNAAGTVRIAGSAVEIKARRRLSMAVVTAVGKAKSWFRMLEDRLHTGGAKFDLVAKETELNSPTMRLNSNDVSVNAGQVHVEAEHLETAANTRVERSGSVYQTVVDVLQQQTGRLRTYVSGLSHFRSKRAYFSSEESFNIDGDKVNLG, encoded by the coding sequence ATGACGATTGCAGATTTTTCTCCCACCAACACGGCCGCTCCAGCATTTGTGACAGCGGAAGTTCTTGAGACCGAAGATCGTGGACAGTTTGTTCGGGTCTCCGCACCAGGACAGTGGGACGAACCTGACTTCTGGGCCAGACTGGCCACGGGGCCGTTGTCGCGACCCTGTGTTGGAGACCAGGTTTTGATTGCCGGTGCAGGCTCGACCGAAGCCTACGTTATCGGCTGCCTGACGCCACCAGCGGCAGATCGACTTACGTCGGCGAGCGGAACGTACGCAGAATGTTGCAAAGATCAAAGTGGCCGCGAAGTTGTTCGCGTCCTGACACGCAACGACGAATTGATGTTTGAGTACGATCCTGAAAAACAGGTCACGCGAGTGGCCGTACCTCAGGGATCACTGGAATTGATGACGGCGAAAGGCGACCTGTCCCTGAATGCAGCCGGGACTGTTCGAATCGCAGGAAGTGCAGTTGAGATCAAGGCGCGGCGTCGACTGTCCATGGCAGTGGTTACCGCGGTCGGAAAAGCGAAGAGCTGGTTCCGGATGCTGGAAGACCGGTTGCACACGGGCGGGGCAAAGTTCGATTTGGTGGCCAAAGAAACAGAACTGAATTCACCGACCATGCGGCTGAATTCCAACGATGTTTCGGTCAACGCAGGACAGGTGCACGTCGAAGCAGAACATCTGGAAACTGCAGCAAACACAAGGGTCGAGCGATCGGGAAGCGTCTATCAGACAGTGGTGGACGTGCTTCAGCAGCAGACCGGGCGACTACGGACGTACGTTTCCGGGTTGAGTCATTTTCGATCGAAGCGAGCCTATTTCAGTTCTGAAGAATCCTTCAACATCGACGGTGACAAAGTGAATCTGGGTTGA